TACTCACCGTCGAAGGGTTAACACCTGCCTTTTGAGCGACATCTTTTATTGTTACCATATTAACCTCGTTACTATATTTACCAAAGATAAACCTTATCATGGGTTTGTCATGTATTTCGTTTCCATTATACAATTATCTTTCAAAAAATCAACTTCAATCAAGATTCCCTTGTCATTTTAACTCAAATTCTCTAAACTATTTTTTTAAAAAAAACGACCTTTTTTTTAAAAAAAGGCTTGACTTTTTCTGCAAGCGGTTGCATAATATTAAGTGTAAGAAATATATCTTAGGAGGAAATAGCTATGAAATCATGGCAAAAAGTTATCGTCGGCGGAGCAAGTTTGACACTTGCAAGTACCTTGTTAGTGGGATGTGGATCAGGTTCAAAAGATAAAAAGGAAGCTGGCGCTGACTCAAAGACTATTAAACTTTGGGTACCGACTGGCTCTAAAAAATCATATGCAGATACCATTGCAAAATTTGAAAAAGATTCTGGTTACACCGTTAAAGTGGTTGAATCAGAAGATCCAAAAGCACAAGAAAAAATCAAAAAAGATGCCTCAACTGCTGCCGATGTCTTTTCACTTCCTCATGATCAACTTGGTCAACTTGTAGAATCTGGTACTATTCAAGAAGTTCCAGAAAAGTACAATAAAGAAATTGCTGCTACTTCTACTGATCAGGCGCTCGTCGGTGCACAGTACAAAGGGAAAACATATGCTTTCCCATTTGGTATTGAATCACAAGTTCTTTTCTACAATAAATCAAAATTAGCTGCTGAAGACGTTACTTCATATGATACAATTACTACAAAAGCAACTTTTGGTGGTACCTTTAAACAAGCTAACACTTACGCTACTGGTCCATTATTCATGTCAGTTGGTAACACTTTATTTGGGGAAAACGGTGAAGATGTAAAAGGTACTAACTGGGGCAATGAAAAAGGCGCTGCTGTTCTTAAATGGATCGCAGACCAAGCTTCAAATAAAGGTTTTGTTAGCTTAGATGCTAACAACGTTATGTCTAAATTTGGTGACGGTTCAGTAGCTTCCTTTGAATCAGGACCGTGGGACTATGAAGCTGCTCAAAAAGCTATCGGTAAAGAAAACCTTGGTGTTGCTATTTATCCAAAAGTAACTATTGGAGGCGAAACGGTTCAACAAAAAGCATTCTTGGGTGTAAAACTTTACGCAGTCAACCAAGCACCAGCTAAAGGTGATACAAAACGTATCGCAGCTAGCTACAAATTGGCATCCTACTTGACTAATGCTGAAAGCCAAGAAAACCAATTCAAAACTCGTAACATTGTCCCAGCCAACAAAGAAGTTCAATCTTCAGAAGCTGTTCAATCAAACGAACTTGCTAAAACCGTTATCACTATGGGTTCTTCTTCAGACTACACTGTCGTAATGCCAAAACTTAGCCAAATGGGCACATTCTGGACTGAAAGTGCTGCTATTCTTAGTGATGCCTTCAACGGTAAAATCAAAGAAAACGACTACCTTACTAAGTTGCAACAATTCGACAAAGATATCGCTGCAACAAAATAATATGATCTCATGTCATCACTGCTATACTAAAACAAGCACAAGGTAAGTACTTCTAAAAAGTTCTTTCCACTTACCTTATGAAGAGTGGAACTAGGCTCCATCACATTTTATTCAAGCTTAGTCTCACTCTTACTTGTTTTTGTTTTACTAGTAGCTTAGTGCTACTTAAATTTTTAACTCTTTAAAAGTTTACGTAACACTTAGCTATTTCATCCTAACAAGAGATTGAATCTGAACTACCACTCTAGTATCCTAAAATAAAGGAGAATCTATATGACTCAGTCAAACTTGACACCAAATATATCTGTAATAGAAGCCTTAAAAAGAGGCAGTTGGGATATTAAACTTTCGAGTATTATCATGGGATTTGCCAACTTTGCTAACAAACAGTTTATCAAAGGAATCTTATTTTTAATAAGTGAACTTATCTTTCTAGTAGCTTTTGTCTCCCAAATCATCCCTGCTATCCGTGGCCTTGTCACTCTTGGTACTCAAACTCAGGGAATGACTACAAAAACTATTGATGGGATTAACATCCAAGTTGCTGTTGATGGCGATAACTCTATGTTAATGCTTATTTTTGGTTTAGCATCACTCATTTTCTGCCTAGTCTTTGCTTACATTTACTGGTGTAATCTCAAAAGTGCTCGTAACCTTTATCTTTTCAAACAAAAAGGTCAGAAGATACCAAGCTTCAAAGAAGATCTTGCCACACTTACAAATGGTCGCTTTCATATGACTTTAATGGCTATCCCACTGATTGGTGTGCTTTTATTCACCATTCTTCCTTTGATTTACATGATCTGTTTGGCCTTTACCAATTTTGATCATAATCACTTGCCTCCAAAATCTTTATTTGATTGGGTGGGACTTGCTAACTTTGGAAATGTTTTAAGCGGCCGTATGGCAGGAACCTTTTTTCCTATCTTCTCATGGACTTTGATTTGGGCTGTTTTTGCCACAGTAACTAATTTCTTCTTTGGTATTATTCTTGCTTTGTTAATCAATACCAAAGGATTAAAGTGGAAAAAAATGTGGCGAACCATCTTTGTTATCACCATTGCAGTTCCACAATTCATCTCATTATTGATTATGCGGAACTTACTCAATGACGAAGGCCCACTAAATGCTCTTCTCAATAAAATCGGCTTGATTAATGGCTCACTGCCATTTTTATCTGATCCTCTTTGGGCAAAATTCTCAATCATTTTTGTCAACATGTGGATCGGTATTCCATTTACCATGCTGATTGCGACTGGTATTATCATGAACCTTCCAAGTGAACAAATTGAGGCTGCTGAAATTGATGGCGCTAGCAAATTCCAAGTCTTCAAGTCTATCACGTTCCCTCAAATTCTCTTGATCATGACACCAAACTTGATTCAACAATTTATCGGAAATATCAATAACTTTAACGTCATTTACCTCCTTACTGGTGGTGGTCCAACAAATTCAGAATACTATCAGGCAGGAACAACAGACTTGCTGGTCACTTGGCTTTATAAATTAACCGTCACAGCTGCTGACTACAATTTAGCTTCTGTTATCGGTATCTTAATCTTTACAGTTTCAGCTATCTTTAGCTTACTTGCTTATACAAGGACAGCATCCTACAAGGAAGGAGCGGCTAAATAATGAAAAACAAACGTCGATTTCAACTTGGACTTGTTTATGCTACTTTAATCATCCTCTCAATCATTTGGCTCTTCCCAATCGCTTGGGTTATTCTTACTAGCTTCCGTAGCGAAGGAACTGCTTACGTCAATTATTTTATTCCTAAGACTTTTACATTAAATCACTACATTAATCTTTTTACTAATGAAACCTTTCCTTTTGGAAAATGGTTTATGAATACTCTTATTGTAGCCACTTTTACATGTATTATTTCAACCTTCATAACTGTTGCCATAGCCTACTCTCTTAGCCGAATTAAGTTTAAGTTTCGCAATGGCTTTTTAAAACTAGCCCTTATTTTAAATATGTTCCCTGGTTTCATGAGCATGATTGCCATCTACTATATCTTAAAGGCCTTAGGTTTGACGCAAACCCTAACAGCACTTGTCCTTGTTTATTCCTCAGGTGCAGCCCTTGGTTTTTACATTGCAAAAGGATTTTTTGATACCATTCCTTATTCACTTGATGAATCAGCTATGATTGATGGCGCTACTCGTATGGATATTTTCTTTAAAATAACCCTTCCTTTAGCAAAACCAATCATTGTCTATACTGCCCTTCTTGCTTTTATGGGGCCTTGGATTGACTTTATCTTTGCACAAGTTATTTTAGGTGATGCTACAAGTAAATATACCGTTGCTATTGGACTATTTTCAATGCTTCAGCCAGATACCATTAACAACTGGTTTATGGCCTTCACTGCTGGTTCTGTCTTAATTGCCGTCCCAATCACTCTCCTCTTCATGTTTATGCAAAAATACTATGTTGAAGGCATCACAGGTGGTTCTGTTAAATAAGTTACAACATACCAAACCTTCTAAGGGCAAGCCCTTTAGGAGGTTTTTGATAAATAAGGCCGTAGATAATCATATTAGTCCTCACATTTATCTTCAGATCAGCCAAATGTATTAATGATTCCTTGACTTTTACCATGAATTCGGATATAACAAAATGATGACATCTAAAATTACCATTAAAGATATTGCACGAGAAGCCGGGGTTTCTGTGGCGACCGTATCTTACGTGTTAAACCAGCGCAATGATCAAAAAATCAGCGAAGAAACCCGCAATAAAGTGCTACATATTAGTAACCTTCTTAACTATACACCTAATCAGGCAGCCAGGTCATTAGTCACACAACAATCAAACAGTGTTGTCCTGTATTACAAATATGCAGATAGCATTTTAGCTAGGGCTGAACAACTGCATACCATTAGCTTTCTATCCCGCCTATTGCATGAGCAGGACTATCAGCTGGTTTGCCTAAATGAAGATAGCACTGAAAAATTTGACTGGGCAGACCTTATTCTGACCTTGGACGTTGATAATGATACCTTTTACAAAATTGGAAAGCTTAATTTCAAACCCTTAATTGCCATTGATAGCTTTGTTAATGATCCCCTCTTCTTTCAAATTAATACAGATTATGCTGCTCTCAAAGATCAGGCTAATCAGTTTTTTAAGGATGAACCTTATACCCTGCTTTCCTTGCCTATCACTAATCGTGAGCGATATGAGCATGTTTCTGCCTTCTTTCCAAGTTTGCACATTGTAAACGACCTAAGAGAGCTAACCTACTTTGAAAAGGAAAATCTTTTACTCATTGATGAGAGTTTGGATCAATTCTTTGTGAACTCTTCGCAAAAACTCTACTGCCCACGTTTTTCCCCCAAAAAAGGGCAAGTTATCTTAGAGGCCATCGAATGGGCCAAAAAACGCCAGCCTGATAAAAAACATAACCTTCTGGTGTAACGCCTGAGAATTAACCTATCTTGACTAATTCCTTGTAACTCAAAACCTTGCCTCTTTAGATAAAGAAGCAAGGTTTTTTGATGTCTAATCTAATAACAGGGCCTGACTTGTCTCATCAATCTCTAAACTGTGTTTTGTAGAACACCCAGGTCAGCATTAATAAGGTACCAAATACTTGGCAATTCATAATCAGTACTGGATCCTGAATAAAGAAACTAAGAGCAATCGCCAGTAGACTCGGCCAAGCCAAACAATTAACCATCAATCCAAGTCCTTCAGAGAAGTTTCGAATCATAAATAGTCGTGATCGTTTAGTCAGAGTCAAAAAGAAAGCGCCTAGACCAATCACAATAAGGGTACCCACACACACCATGAGAACAAACGTCAGCAAAAGAAAACCAAGTACACTGGCTTTATTACTGTCATACCATTGCTGATTGACAAAGTCCTTCACTGCTTTAACTGTTGTCAGGTCAGCGAGTGACTGCTGCTGGCCTCTAACGTGAGCACGGAGTTCCTTGCCATCAGGGGTAACAAAACGCCATTCTTTTTTTGTCACAATAATTTGTCTGGTTGATTCTGATGCCAATTGCTCTAAATCGACCTTTGTCGGTAAAACAGCCAAAACCAATTCACCATCTCGTCGAATCAGAGATTGACCCTGAAACGTATCTTTCTCAATCTTTCCTTGGGTCAATGCTTGATAGGTTTTGTCTGTGATAGGCGACAAACTCTTAGTTACAATCCGTTCCAAGGGATACGTTGTCATGTTAGCATAGTGTAACGTAACTGGAATCATTATTAAGGCGTTCAAAAAAACAATAATAAGAAGATTTTGCCACCAAGTAAACTGAGCTCGGCTGGCAAACATTGCCCTAGGAGAAAGGCAATGTGAAATGTAAGAAATAGGAAATTGTTTTTTATCTGGCATTAAACATTACTCCTTGTCAGGTTACCCTTTGGTACCACCACTTGTTAAACCGGAAACGAAATTTTTCTGTAGGAAGAAAAAGAGAACTGAAATAGGCACTGCAATCAGAATAGCTCCCGCAGCAAATAAGGTTACCTTGGGATTTCTAGCATCATTCGTAATAAACGATTGAAGACCAACTGCTACCGTATAATTTTCTTGCGCCCTTAAAAGGAATTTAGCCAACATGAAGTCTCCGAAAGGACCCATAAAAGCCCATAAGGATTGTACTGCAATCATTGGTCGCACAAGAGGAAGGACAATTTGGTAGAAGGTCCTAAAGTGTCCAGAACCATCTAACTTAGCAGATTCGTCCAAGTCATAAGGTACCGTGTCAAAATAACCCTTCATCAACCAGGCATTCATAGGAATACCACCACCGACGTAAATCAAAATCAAGAACCAGTATTGGTTTAAGGCATTAAAGAGCCACGCCATAACAAAGTAAGCCGTTAAAGCCGCCATGGTAGGAACCATCTGTACGACTAGGAAAAAGATTAAACTTTTTTTGCGTCCAAAGAAATTGTAACGGCTATACGCATAACCTGTCAAAGTGATGACTGTTACTTGTATGAGCATGGTGAAGAATGCCACGATCAAGGTATTCCAATACCATCTTAAGTATAAGGTATCTTGAAAGAGTGTTTTAAAGTTAGACAAGGTCCATGGCCCATCAAAATGAAAACTAAAGGCTGTGGTATTTCCTGGTCTAAAAGCTGAACTGACCGTCACTAGTATTGGGAATAAAATCACGATCACTAAGGAGATTAGATAGAGATAAGTCAATAATTGGGTGAAGAAACGTTTGCGTTTCATGGATATTGAAACATAGGTCTTTCTCATGATCTCTCCTCCATATCAAAAGCTTTAAATTTCTTAAAGGTAATCAACGATACCGAAATCACTATTACAGAGATGATTAAGGTCACTGCCGACGCCATCGAAAACTGAGGCGAGGTTTGTGTGGTCAACTTGTAAATCCAAGAAATCAGAATATCAGTTGTCCCAGCTCCGCCCCCCACAGTACCAGGGCCCCCATTATTAAACAGATAAATAATAGAGAAATTATTGAAGTTAAAGGTGTACTGAGAGATAAAGGTTGGTGCTGCAACCGCAAAAATCATTGGCATGGTGATATGGCGGAATTTCTGTAAGACTGTCGCACCATCAACGGTTGCTGCTTCGTATAAATCAGCTGGAATTGCCTGTAAAATACCTGATACCAAAATATAGATATAGGGAAATCCTAGCCAACCTTGCACCATAATAACAGCCACTTTTGTCCAGAAGGGGTCTGTCTTCCAGGACACAATTCCGAAGTCAACGAAAGGAAGGAATTTCTCGATGAAAGGAAGAACCTGAACATTCATGGCCCCAATGGAATCATTAAAGAAATTACCAAAACTCATAATAGAGATAAATGCTGGAACAGCCCATGGTAACAAGAATATCACACCAAAGAGACGTTTTCCTCTGATAAAGGATTGATTAGCAATAACAGCCGTTGCAATTCCAATAACAATTTGAAGACTTGTCGCTGCTAATGTCCAGATCAGCGTCCATGACAAAACAGATGTAAATGCTGTTTTGAAGGTGCTTAATTCTAAGATATTAAGAAAATTCTTCAACCCTACCCAATCCAATAAACGATACGGAGGAATATGCCTAAAATCGTAATTGGTAAAAGCAATCAGCAAGGTCACTAAAACTGGAAAAATAATAGCGAAAGCCATTGCTAAATAAGCCGGAATGATGAGCAAGTAAGGAAATCCTTTTTCATAAATCGCTTCAAGGGTCTCTTTAGCCGTCACCGGAACCTTCTTGCCTTCATTCATTTGATGTGCAACTAATTTAGCATCTCTCATAGCAACCAAATGAAAAATACCAAATAAGACTAGAGTAATTAATTGCATGGCCCCCTTAATTAACATAAATAAGGAGTGATCTTGCATTGGAACACTTCCAAGACTGTAAAGACCTGTTAAAGCAGGAATTCCTAGAACTACAATTTCTAGTAGCTCTAGGAAGAAAACAACTAATAAGACTCCCCCTTTAACGATTTGTTTATTGTATAGTTGTCCCAAACCTGGGATAACAGATAGCCACATGGCTTTATTAGGCTTCTGTTGTCTTTGGTTCTCTACCATTTTTTATTCCTCTTCTCATAAATGATTTAAGGTTATCCTCCTTATCATACTAACTTCCTTTTAAGCTGACTAATTTATTTTTTTATAGTAATGGTTTGTGCTTCATGACCTGTCTTTATACTATAAGTCTCAGGACTTGTCCATAAAACATTCCCAATACTATCTTTTTTAACAAGTTTGACTGCTATTTCTTTATTGATTGGTAGATGAGTATCAAAGAACCAGTTTGGGTACTTGGCAATGGTCTGAGTGTTATTAAATAGAGGACCAACAGCATTCTTAGCGTCATTTGCCCCCATCTCAAAAACATCACCCATGAGATATAGTTGTTCCCCTGGTACTGTCTTAAAATCATTGATGAGTAAACGAACAGGAATTTGTTTATCAGTCAATACTTCAAAGGCTTGGTAACTATTGCTGGTTTGCTTATCGGCAGTTGTCACTGAAATGTTATAATAATTTGCTGGAACCGTCGGTACTTTTAAGGTGATAAGGGTATCTGACCAAGAAAGGATCTCAGCAGAGATTTCTCCAAAAGTCACTTGACCTTTAGAATTACCAAAACCTTGACCTGAAATAGTAATCTTATTTCCAGCAATACCCACTGAAGCATCGACATCTCCAAGTTGTGGTGTCTTGTCCTCTCCTTCATAAGTCCATACAGCGACTTGCCC
The genomic region above belongs to Streptococcus pyogenes and contains:
- a CDS encoding carbohydrate ABC transporter permease: MVENQRQQKPNKAMWLSVIPGLGQLYNKQIVKGGVLLVVFFLELLEIVVLGIPALTGLYSLGSVPMQDHSLFMLIKGAMQLITLVLFGIFHLVAMRDAKLVAHQMNEGKKVPVTAKETLEAIYEKGFPYLLIIPAYLAMAFAIIFPVLVTLLIAFTNYDFRHIPPYRLLDWVGLKNFLNILELSTFKTAFTSVLSWTLIWTLAATSLQIVIGIATAVIANQSFIRGKRLFGVIFLLPWAVPAFISIMSFGNFFNDSIGAMNVQVLPFIEKFLPFVDFGIVSWKTDPFWTKVAVIMVQGWLGFPYIYILVSGILQAIPADLYEAATVDGATVLQKFRHITMPMIFAVAAPTFISQYTFNFNNFSIIYLFNNGGPGTVGGGAGTTDILISWIYKLTTQTSPQFSMASAVTLIISVIVISVSLITFKKFKAFDMEERS
- a CDS encoding sugar ABC transporter permease; protein product: MKNKRRFQLGLVYATLIILSIIWLFPIAWVILTSFRSEGTAYVNYFIPKTFTLNHYINLFTNETFPFGKWFMNTLIVATFTCIISTFITVAIAYSLSRIKFKFRNGFLKLALILNMFPGFMSMIAIYYILKALGLTQTLTALVLVYSSGAALGFYIAKGFFDTIPYSLDESAMIDGATRMDIFFKITLPLAKPIIVYTALLAFMGPWIDFIFAQVILGDATSKYTVAIGLFSMLQPDTINNWFMAFTAGSVLIAVPITLLFMFMQKYYVEGITGGSVK
- a CDS encoding DUF1189 domain-containing protein translates to MPDKKQFPISYISHCLSPRAMFASRAQFTWWQNLLIIVFLNALIMIPVTLHYANMTTYPLERIVTKSLSPITDKTYQALTQGKIEKDTFQGQSLIRRDGELVLAVLPTKVDLEQLASESTRQIIVTKKEWRFVTPDGKELRAHVRGQQQSLADLTTVKAVKDFVNQQWYDSNKASVLGFLLLTFVLMVCVGTLIVIGLGAFFLTLTKRSRLFMIRNFSEGLGLMVNCLAWPSLLAIALSFFIQDPVLIMNCQVFGTLLMLTWVFYKTQFRD
- a CDS encoding LacI family DNA-binding transcriptional regulator, whose protein sequence is MTSKITIKDIAREAGVSVATVSYVLNQRNDQKISEETRNKVLHISNLLNYTPNQAARSLVTQQSNSVVLYYKYADSILARAEQLHTISFLSRLLHEQDYQLVCLNEDSTEKFDWADLILTLDVDNDTFYKIGKLNFKPLIAIDSFVNDPLFFQINTDYAALKDQANQFFKDEPYTLLSLPITNRERYEHVSAFFPSLHIVNDLRELTYFEKENLLLIDESLDQFFVNSSQKLYCPRFSPKKGQVILEAIEWAKKRQPDKKHNLLV
- a CDS encoding carbohydrate ABC transporter permease — translated: MTQSNLTPNISVIEALKRGSWDIKLSSIIMGFANFANKQFIKGILFLISELIFLVAFVSQIIPAIRGLVTLGTQTQGMTTKTIDGINIQVAVDGDNSMLMLIFGLASLIFCLVFAYIYWCNLKSARNLYLFKQKGQKIPSFKEDLATLTNGRFHMTLMAIPLIGVLLFTILPLIYMICLAFTNFDHNHLPPKSLFDWVGLANFGNVLSGRMAGTFFPIFSWTLIWAVFATVTNFFFGIILALLINTKGLKWKKMWRTIFVITIAVPQFISLLIMRNLLNDEGPLNALLNKIGLINGSLPFLSDPLWAKFSIIFVNMWIGIPFTMLIATGIIMNLPSEQIEAAEIDGASKFQVFKSITFPQILLIMTPNLIQQFIGNINNFNVIYLLTGGGPTNSEYYQAGTTDLLVTWLYKLTVTAADYNLASVIGILIFTVSAIFSLLAYTRTASYKEGAAK
- a CDS encoding extracellular solute-binding protein, which encodes MKSWQKVIVGGASLTLASTLLVGCGSGSKDKKEAGADSKTIKLWVPTGSKKSYADTIAKFEKDSGYTVKVVESEDPKAQEKIKKDASTAADVFSLPHDQLGQLVESGTIQEVPEKYNKEIAATSTDQALVGAQYKGKTYAFPFGIESQVLFYNKSKLAAEDVTSYDTITTKATFGGTFKQANTYATGPLFMSVGNTLFGENGEDVKGTNWGNEKGAAVLKWIADQASNKGFVSLDANNVMSKFGDGSVASFESGPWDYEAAQKAIGKENLGVAIYPKVTIGGETVQQKAFLGVKLYAVNQAPAKGDTKRIAASYKLASYLTNAESQENQFKTRNIVPANKEVQSSEAVQSNELAKTVITMGSSSDYTVVMPKLSQMGTFWTESAAILSDAFNGKIKENDYLTKLQQFDKDIAATK
- a CDS encoding sugar ABC transporter permease, with product MRKTYVSISMKRKRFFTQLLTYLYLISLVIVILFPILVTVSSAFRPGNTTAFSFHFDGPWTLSNFKTLFQDTLYLRWYWNTLIVAFFTMLIQVTVITLTGYAYSRYNFFGRKKSLIFFLVVQMVPTMAALTAYFVMAWLFNALNQYWFLILIYVGGGIPMNAWLMKGYFDTVPYDLDESAKLDGSGHFRTFYQIVLPLVRPMIAVQSLWAFMGPFGDFMLAKFLLRAQENYTVAVGLQSFITNDARNPKVTLFAAGAILIAVPISVLFFFLQKNFVSGLTSGGTKG